The Celeribacter baekdonensis genomic interval TTGCCACCGTCAACGGTCTTGGGCGGCTTTTGGGGTTTGCACCAGGTGAGGTTGTGTCCTCCAAAGGCTATCTTGGCGTTTGGATGGCGCATACGGGATTTGGTCTGCCTCTGGCGATCTACCTGTTGCGCAATTACATGGTCGGTTTGCCGAAAGACATCATCGAGAACGCCCGTGTGGATGGTGCGACGGATTTTCAGATTTTCACCAAAATCATCCTGCCGCTGTCCTTCCCGGCGCTGGCGTCTTTCGCGATCTTCCAATTCTTGTGGACGTGGAATGACCTTTTGGTCGCTCTTGTGTTCCTGATCGACAGCTCCGGCGACACCACGGTGATGACCCGCCAAATCGTCGAGCTTTTGGGCACACGTGGCGGCAATTGGGAAATCCTGGCCACCGCGGCCTTCGTGTCGATCGCTGTGCCACTGACTGTCTTCTTCTTTATGCAAAAATATCTCGTCCGCGGCCTGCTGGCCGGGTCTGTAAAATAATCAAAGAGCATCTCGCATGAATGTTATCTCCTCCTCCCCGATGAAACCTTTTACGCGTGAAAAGGATTGGTGGCGCGGCGCTGTGATCTACCAGATCTATCCGCGCTCCTACCAGGACAGCAACGGCGACGGTATTGGCGACCTGTTGGGCATTGTCCAACGTTTGCCCTATATCGCCTCGCTTGGTGTTGACGCGATCTGGATTTCGCCGTTTTTCACCTCGCCGATGAAGGATTTCGGCTATGATGTCTCGGATTACTGCGACGTTGACCCGATGTTTGGTCACCTGTCCGATTTCGACGCGCTGATCGACACCGCGCATCAATATGGCGTCAAGGTTCTGATCGACCTCGTGCTGTCGCACACCTCTGATCAACACCCGTGGTTCAAGGAAAGCCGCAGCTCGCATGACAATGACAAAGCCAATTGGTACGTCTGGGCCGATGCCAAACCCGACGGCACACCGCCGAACAACTGGCTGTCGATCTTTGGCGGATCTGCCTGGCAATGGGACGCCGGGCGGATGCAGTATTTCCTGCACAACTTCCTGACCTCACAGCCGGATTTGAATTTCCACGAACCGCAAGTGCAAGACGCGCTTTTGGACGTGGCCGAGTTTTGGTTACAGCGCGGGGTGGACGGGTTCCGTTTGGACACGATCAACTTTTACACCCATGACGCCGAGCTGCGTGACAACCCGCCGCTCAAACCGGAGGAGCGCCAGTCCAAAACCGCCCCGGCAGTGAACCCCTACACCTGGCAAAACCACATCTATGACAAATCGCGGCCTGAGAACCTTGTGTTCTTGCGCAAGCTGCGCGCAGTGATGGAGCCCCATAATGCGGCCGCCGTGGGCGAGGTTGGCGATGATCAACGCGGGATGGAGATCCTTGGTGAATACACCAAGGGCAATGATCTCATGCATATGTGTTACGCGTTTGAGCTGTTGTCGGGGGACACGCCGTCGCCGTCCTATATCAAAGAGGTGATGGATCATTTCAACGCAGTGGCTGAAGATGGCTGGGCCTGTTGGGCCTATTCCAACCACGATGTGGTGCGTCACGTAACGCGTTGGAAGCTCAGCGCGGCGGGCGCACGCGCCTTTACCACATTGATGATGTGTCTGCGCGGCTCGGCCTGTATTTATCAGGGCGAAGAGTTGGGGTTGCCGGAGGCGGAATTGGCCTTTGAAGACCTGCAAGACCCTTATGGCATCCAATTTTGGCCGGATTTCAAAGGCCGAGATGGGTGCCGCACGCCGATGGTGTGGGAACGCTCGAACCATCACGGCGGTTTTTCCAACTCTGGACAAACATGGTTGCCGGTGAGTGCCGACCACTTGCCATTGTCTGTGGCGCAATCGGAGGAAGAGCCGGGTGCCTTGCTGCATCACTACCGGCGCGCGATTGCCTTTCGCCATGCGCATCAGGCGCTCAAAACCGGCGATATGGTGGATATGCGGGTTGAGGGCACCTGTTTGATCTTCACCCGCAAGAATGATGAAGAAGAGCTGTTTTGTGCCTTCAACCTGTCGGATCAACCGGCCACGTTGGAGACACCAAAGGGCGATTGGTATCAGGTCGGCAGCGAATTGAATTCCGCCTCGCCGATGGAGGACGGAAAACTGCATCTTGGACCGTGGCAACCGGCAATCATGCTGCGCGAAAACATCTAAGGGGCGAGGGGAGAGAGACTATGGCAGATCTGAAACTGGAGAATGTCGCCAAGACCTATGGCGGTAAAGTCGAAGTCCTCAAGGACATCAATCTCGACATTAAAACCGGCGAGTTGATCGTGTTTGTTGGCCCGTCGGGCTGTGGCAAATCCACGCTTTTGCGGATGATTGCGGGCTTGGAAAAAATTTCCGGCGGTACGTTTGAGATTGACGGCGAACGGATGAACGATGTGCCGCCCGCGCAACGCGGCATTGCCATGGTGTTTCAATCCTATGCGCTTTATCCGCATATGACGGTCTATGATAATATGGCGTTTTCGTTGAAAATCGCCAAAAAATCGAAACAAGAGATTGACGCGGCGGTGAGCAAAGCCGCGAAAATTCTACAACTCGACGACTATCTGGATCGTTTGCCAAAAGCACTCTCGGGCGGGCAACGTCAGCGGGTCGCCATCGGTCGCGCCATCGTGCGCGACCCAAAGGTCTATCTGTTTGACGAACCGCTTTCCAACTTGGACGCCGCTCTGCGGGTCGCCACCCGGTTGGAGATCGCTCAGCTCAAAGAGTCGATGCCTGACAGCACCATGGTCTATGTCACCCACGACCAGGTTGAGGCGATGACGCTGGCCGACCGCATTGTGGTGTTGGCCAACAAAGGCATCGCACAGGTCGGTTCGCCCCTTGATCTTTATGAGCGCCCCGACAATGAATTCGTCGCACAATTCATCGGCTCTCCGTCGATGAATCTTTTGCCCGGCGAGATCATCGAGACGGGGACGCAAACTAAGGTCAAGCTCGACGGTGAAGGCATTGCCATTTCCGCGATTCCGACCCAAGCCTCAGACATGGGGCGCCGGGTCAATGTCGGCGTGCGGCCTGAGGACATGGTGCTGACGGATGAATTGGCGATCTTGAACGGCACGGTGGATATCATTGAGGCCCTGGGCGAGGTGACCTTGCTGTATTTCGTACCCGAACGCGGTCAGGAGCCGTTGATCGCGAAACTTCCGGGCATCCACAACAATCTGCGCGGCACCGAGGTCAAACTCACCGCCGATCCCTCAAAGGTCCATCTTTTCGCCGATGGCCTGAGTATGCGCCCCAAAGATTAAGCCATCGAACATGTGGCAAAGGGCAGTCCCCCGTGGGCTGTCCTTTTCCTTGGGGGGCCGTGGTCACAGCCGCCTCTCTGGCCCGCGACAACACGGCGCTGCGCAAGAGCTTCCTCTGAGCCGGGCGGGGTGGTATTCATCCCCTGCAATACTTGCGCGAAAGGCCCGAACATGTCGCAAACTCCGCCCCGCATTATGCCCAAACCGTTCAACACGGCCCCCAAAGGCATTTGGCGCGCCACGCCTCCGGCGATTTTCCCTCCGATCTTGGGGCTTTTGGGCCTTGGCCTTGCTTGGCGCGCTGCGGCCAAAGTCATGCCTGCGCCTGAGTGGATCGGTGAAATGATCTTGGGCGCGGTGTCGCTTTTGTATGTTTTCGCCCTGGTCGCCTATTTCGCCAAAGTCGTGCGCCGTCCGGGCGTTGTGGCCGATGATTTGCGCATCTTGCCGGGGCGGGCCGGGTTGTCCGCCGGGGCGGCGAGCGGGTTTTTGTTTGCGGCTGTGCTTGTGCCCTATTCGGTCGCGCTTGCCAAAACTGTCTTGGTCTTGGCTCTGGCGGCCCAAGTCATCGTGGCGCTGTTGACCATCCGCTCCTTTGCGCTTGGCCCGGTTGAGCAACGCCGGGTCACACCTGTGTGGCACCTGACCTTTGTCGGCTTTATCATCGCGCCGGTTGCCGCCGTGCCCTTGGGCTGGACGGGGCTGTCGCACTTCATTTTTGCCACCACCTTGCCCATTGCCGCCGCGATCTATGTGATCTCCGCCGTGCAATTCGCCAAATCCGACGTGCCGCCGCCCTTGCGCCCGCTCTTGGCCATTCACCTGTCGCCGATCTCGCTTTTTGGCATCGTTGCAACGCTTTTGGGCTATACCACTCTGGCCTTGGCCTTTGCTTGGGTCGGGGTGACGGCCCTTGGTGTCGCCCTTTTGGCGATCCGATATTTGACCAAAGGCGACTTCTCGGCGCTTTGGGGGGCCTTCACCTTTCCCTTGGCCGCTTTTGCCAATCTGATGTTTGCGGCGGCCACACTCGCGCCCCTGCCGTTTCGCGTGATTGGCGGTTTGGAATTGGTCGCGGCCACATTGGTGATCGTCTATATCGCCGCCAAAATCATGCAGATTTGGACCAAAGGCAAACTCTCCAAAGCCACCAACGCGGCCTCTGTTTGAGATCGCAACAGCTTTAAAATTGACGCTATAGGGCCGCCTCCAACCGGAGTGCGGCCCTAAATATTGCGTGATGCGTCACGAAAA includes:
- a CDS encoding alpha-glucosidase, which gives rise to MNVISSSPMKPFTREKDWWRGAVIYQIYPRSYQDSNGDGIGDLLGIVQRLPYIASLGVDAIWISPFFTSPMKDFGYDVSDYCDVDPMFGHLSDFDALIDTAHQYGVKVLIDLVLSHTSDQHPWFKESRSSHDNDKANWYVWADAKPDGTPPNNWLSIFGGSAWQWDAGRMQYFLHNFLTSQPDLNFHEPQVQDALLDVAEFWLQRGVDGFRLDTINFYTHDAELRDNPPLKPEERQSKTAPAVNPYTWQNHIYDKSRPENLVFLRKLRAVMEPHNAAAVGEVGDDQRGMEILGEYTKGNDLMHMCYAFELLSGDTPSPSYIKEVMDHFNAVAEDGWACWAYSNHDVVRHVTRWKLSAAGARAFTTLMMCLRGSACIYQGEELGLPEAELAFEDLQDPYGIQFWPDFKGRDGCRTPMVWERSNHHGGFSNSGQTWLPVSADHLPLSVAQSEEEPGALLHHYRRAIAFRHAHQALKTGDMVDMRVEGTCLIFTRKNDEEELFCAFNLSDQPATLETPKGDWYQVGSELNSASPMEDGKLHLGPWQPAIMLRENI
- a CDS encoding ABC transporter ATP-binding protein, with the translated sequence MADLKLENVAKTYGGKVEVLKDINLDIKTGELIVFVGPSGCGKSTLLRMIAGLEKISGGTFEIDGERMNDVPPAQRGIAMVFQSYALYPHMTVYDNMAFSLKIAKKSKQEIDAAVSKAAKILQLDDYLDRLPKALSGGQRQRVAIGRAIVRDPKVYLFDEPLSNLDAALRVATRLEIAQLKESMPDSTMVYVTHDQVEAMTLADRIVVLANKGIAQVGSPLDLYERPDNEFVAQFIGSPSMNLLPGEIIETGTQTKVKLDGEGIAISAIPTQASDMGRRVNVGVRPEDMVLTDELAILNGTVDIIEALGEVTLLYFVPERGQEPLIAKLPGIHNNLRGTEVKLTADPSKVHLFADGLSMRPKD
- a CDS encoding tellurium resistance protein; the protein is MSQTPPRIMPKPFNTAPKGIWRATPPAIFPPILGLLGLGLAWRAAAKVMPAPEWIGEMILGAVSLLYVFALVAYFAKVVRRPGVVADDLRILPGRAGLSAGAASGFLFAAVLVPYSVALAKTVLVLALAAQVIVALLTIRSFALGPVEQRRVTPVWHLTFVGFIIAPVAAVPLGWTGLSHFIFATTLPIAAAIYVISAVQFAKSDVPPPLRPLLAIHLSPISLFGIVATLLGYTTLALAFAWVGVTALGVALLAIRYLTKGDFSALWGAFTFPLAAFANLMFAAATLAPLPFRVIGGLELVAATLVIVYIAAKIMQIWTKGKLSKATNAASV